The Thiomicrorhabdus aquaedulcis sequence GTAAAGTCGGGTTATGCTCGTAACTTTTTGATTCCGCAAGGAAAAGCTAAGTCTGCAACTAAAGATAATTTAGCCGCATTTGAAGCTATGCGTGTTGAGTTAGAAAAAGCGGCCGCAGCTGAATTGGCTGTTGCGCAAGGTGTTTACGAAAATCTAAACGGTCAAGTAGTAACTATTGAAGCCTCTTCAGGTGACGAAGGTAAATTATTTGGTTCGGTTGGAACGCAAGACATTGCAGATGCATTAAAAGCCGCTGGTTTTGATGTGGCTCGTCGTGATGTACGTATGCCTGAGGGTGTTCTGCGTCATGTAGGAACATATGAAATTGACGTTCAATTACACACAGATGTAATTGCTTCAATTACAGTTGACGTTAAAGCGGCTTAATAAAATTTGTTTTAATTAAGCAGTTTTAAACTTAAAAACAGAGTGCATTCTTCGATTGCCTCTGTTTTTTTTTGCTTAAATTTTATTAAAAATTTATTGCTTCATTAATTGCTTCTTGATGGACGTGGTTAAGACTCTAAACCCATTCTTACTATCCTACCTTTGCTATAATAACGCCCTTGCTTGTTAAACGGTTTTAAAGCGTTGTCCTATGAATAAAAATACGTCCAAAAACACTCATAATTCTGACACTTTATTTAAAGTGCCGCCTCATTCTATTGAGGCTGAACAATCTGTTTTAAGCGGTTTAATGCTGTCTAATGAATCGTTTGATGATGTTGCCGCGGTGGTTAACACAACGGACTTTTACACCAAACAGCATCAGGCAATTTTTTCGACCATTAATGAATTAAGTCGCAATAATAAGCCGTTTGATTTGGTAGCTGTCGTGGATTATTTGGGCTCGGTTGGACAAATTGAACTCGCTGGTGACCGAGATTATTTAGTGCAATTGCTCAAAAATACTCCGGGTGCGGCCAATATTTTGTATTACGCACAAATAGTTCGTGATAAATCTATTTTGCGAGGCTTAATTCAGGCGTCTAATGAAGTGGCTGAAACCGCTTATTTTCCGCAAGGTAAAGACATTCGAGATGTGCTTGATATTGCTGAGTCTAAAATTATGGCGATTGCCGAACACGGCGAAGGCAAAGAACGTCAATACAAAACCATGGACATGTTGTTAGAGTCGGCCATTAATAAAATAGATGAGTTATTTAACACAGAAGGCTCTATTACTGGTCAAGAAACTCATTTAACTAAATTTGATGAAGTGACTGCTGGGTTGCAAAAAGCCGATTTAATTATTGTGGCTGGCCGCCCATCGATGGGAAAAACCACCTTTTCGATGAACTTAGCTGAAAATATTGCCACTAAAAACGACGCTGCTGTGGCCGTTTTTAGTATGGAGATGCCGGGTGAATCCTTGGCAATGCGTATGATTAGTTCTATTGGACGGATTGACGCTGGTCGAATGCGTACAGGTAAATTACAGCAAGACGATTGGCCTAAGTTAAATAAGGCCATTAATATTTTATCCAAAGCTAAGGTGTACATTGACGATACGCCCTCTTTAATGATCACTGAGTTAAGAGCCCGTGCGCGCAGAATTGATAAAGACGTTAGGGTGTTGCAGCGAAAAGAGGCTCTAGCCGCGGGCATTGAAAAACCCGAAACTAAAGAAATAGGTTTAGGTTTAATTGTGGTTGATTACATTCAATTAATGCGTGGCTCAGCCAACGCCGAAAACCGTGTAAACGAAATTTCTGAGATTTCGCGCGGTTTAAAAGCCTTGGCTAAAGAGTTGAATGTACCCATTATTGCTTTGTCCCAGCTAAACCGTAGTTTAGAGCAACGCCCTAATAAACGTCCAATCATGTCCGATTTACGTGAGTCTGGTGCCATTGAGCAAGATGCGGATTTGATTATTTTCATCTACCGCGACGAGGTCTATAACAAAGAAAGTGAAGATAAAGGCACCGCTGAAATTATTATAGGTAAACATCGTAACGGTGCGCTGGACATGGTACGACTTACCTTTATTGGTGAATACACTCGTTTTGACAATCATTCTGGTTACGATGTGCCAGAAAGTCATTATTGAACAGCACATGATTGACCAGGCCTGGTCAATCATGAATGTATTTAACGCAGTCTTAATTTATATGGAATTTTAATGACATACCGTCCTGCCAAGGCGCTAATTGATTGTTCAGCCCTTAAACATAATTTAGCGCTGATTAAATCACTGGCACCTCATAGCAAAGTATTGGCTGTTATTAAAGCCAATGGCTATGGCCATGGCATGCATAGAGTTGCACAGCAATTGGTTAAAGCCGATGGTTTTGGGGTAGCCTCGATGGATGAGGCCATTTATTTGCGCCAACAAGGGTTTTTACACCGTATTTTACTGTTAGAAGGCGTTTTTTCTGAAGCTGAACTGCACTTAGCCGCTCAGCATCGTATTGATGTGGTTGTGCACGCTTCTCACCAATTACATTGGTTGCTGGACAATACTTTCGAAAACACCATTAATGTTTGGATTAAAGTTGACACTGGCATGCACCGTTTAGGGTTTTTGCCCGATGAAGTCCCCAATGTACTGTCTAAACTGCAACCCTTGGTCAAGCGTTACCCTATTCATGTAATGACGCATTTGGCCAGTGCTGACGAGGACAGTTTGCAGGCTCAACAGTTTACACAGCAGCAATTAAGCTGTTTTGCCAGCTTGTTTAATCACTTGAACTACCCTAAAAGTGTCGTTAATTCTGCGGGCGTTCAAAAGCTTGTCCAAGCTCAGTTTGACTGGATTCGTCCTGGAATATTATTGTACGGTGCGGGCAATTTACAACAGCTGGATGCGCGCGCGGTCATGACTTTATCCTCTGAAATTATAGCGTTAAAGTGGATCAGCGCAGGTGAGTCGGTAGGGTATGGTAATGCCTGGACGGCTCAAAACACTACTTTAGTGGGTGTGGTTGCAATGGGTTATGGTGACGGTTATCCACGTCATGCACCAAGTGGTACACCTTTATGGATTAAAGGACAAAGGGTAGCATTAATTGGTCGTGTTTCTATGGACATGATTATGATTGACCTAACAACAATGGCCGAGCACGTTGCTTTGGGTGATGTGGTTGAGTGCTGGGGTAAGAATGTGTCGGTAGACGAAGTAGCGCGCTATGCCGGAACCATAGGCTATGAATTGCTGTGCGGTGTTACTCAGCGTGTGCCTATGATTGAGATACATTAACCCATGATTAATAACGAAAAAAAACAAATTCTGATTGAGTCTGTTAAAACAGAGTTTGACGGTTTCTTTAAACTTTGTCGCCTGCGTTTTAAGCATTCGCTCTACAAAGGCAATTGGTCTGCGCCCATAGAGCGCGAAGTTTTTTGTCGCGGAGAAGCCGTTGTGGTGTTGCTGTATGATTCACGCCGTCAGCAGGTGGTTTTGGTAGAGCAATGTCGACCTGGCGCTGTTTTGCATCGTTGTGCATTGCCTGAATCCAAAACTAACATAGGCACAGCTATTAATCACGTAATTGAATTAGACCAGGCCTGGTTACTTGAGCCTGTGGCCGGCATGATTGATGCTGGAGAAACCCCCGAACAAGCGGGCATACGCGAAGTGCAGGAAGAAGCGGGGATTACGGTAGACACGTTAGAATATATCTGCCAACTCTATCCCAGCCCAGGTGGGTGTGATGAGATGCTTTACCTTTATGCGGCTGACATAGACTCGAGCCAGTTGCCCAAGTTTGCTGGCTTAGCAAATCATGTAGAGGACATTAAAGTGGTTACCCTGTCTTATGGTGAGGCCAAACAGGCTTTACGTGAGGCACGTTTTAACGTAGCAACTACCTTTATTGCCCTGCAATGGCTTTTCTTTCAAAGAGAATCACAATGAAACCCTTGCACTAGCGCAACGGTTTCATGAATTAAAAATTGCAATTTAAAACGATAAATGACCGCTAACAACGACTTATTAGTTCTTTTAGCTCTTTTAGCCCATTTATCCATTTGCTCATTTTGTAACCAAAAGCCTTAAATTATTAATAATTTTTGCCCAATAACCCATACGTTTAAAGGTTTTATTATGTTTTGTTTGTTTAAGAATACCCATATTCACCCCAAAATTAATCCATATGTGGTGGCTTTAAGTCTATTGGGTGTGTTGTTTTGGATGCACTTTACGTTTATAGAAAAATCGTTAATTCAAAAATAATCACAGGCGAAGCCGTCATCGTTGATTTAGTGTTTGGTCTGCCATTAGTTCTGTCCTTAGCCGTAGTGGTCTATGCGATGATTTATTGGAGCATAAAAGTAGCGTTTATTTACTTATTACCGCAAGCCATGGTGCAGTTGCAAGAGGCATCTACATTGGTGGATAGCCCTACAGATGAACATGAAATCAGCACCCTTGAAGCGCAACACGGCCAAGCGTATTGGCAAAAACATACGTTAAACACCGATGCTGCGTTAAATTCCACGCCGCTAAAAACGCCCAATAACCCAACTTCCTAATGTTAAATACATAATGTTAAACACATCCTTGAGCAGATTAAACATTGCGGCTTTAACCCACGAAACACGTTTGTTAATGAAGTTGGCGTTTCCCATTTTCTTAGCCCAACTTGCACTCACCGGCTTGGGGGTAATTGACACTATTATGTCGGGTTGGGTGGGCACAGCTGACTTGGCAGCGATTGGTTTGGGGTCTAGCATTATGTTTCCGGTGTTTATTTTCTCAACCGGAATACTGTTGGCGTTAACGCCCATTGTGGCAAAGTCTCTTGGACAAGGGGATTTACATCAGAGCGCACAACAACCAAATGAACAGCGTGCTCCAAACATTAATAGCGCACTCAATACCGACACACGCTTGATTATCAGTCGTTTTTTATTTCAGGGATTATGGCTGTCTATTCCACTGGGTTTAATCAGTTTAGTGGTATTGATAAACTTAGAGTGGTTACTTAATCTGCTCAATTTAACACCGCAAGTCTACCAACTTACCCAAGATTATCTGTTTTATGTGGCAATGGGGCTGCCGGGTGTGGCGCTGTATCAAGCTTTACGTTTTTTTGGGAAGGCTTAGGTTTAACCTTACCCACTATGTGGATAAGCTTTTTAGCCTTGTTGATAAACGTCCCACTTAATGCGCTGTTTATTTATGGCTACGGCCCAGTGCAAGCAATGGGTGCGGCTGGTTGCGGTGTGGCCACCGCGTTGGTGATGTGGTCAATGTTTGCGATTGGTTTAATTTATGTGTTTAGATCACCGATTACCAGGCCTTTTATTTTACTAACTGAGTTAACTTTATTAAACCCAACGCACGCCAAACTATGGCATATTAATTGGAATAATGGCGTGTATCCCATTTTAAAACTAGGCTTTCCAAATGCCATGGCACTTATTTTGAAGTGAGCTTATTTAGTTTTATTGCCTTATTTATCGCACAATTGGGTTCAGTGGTAATAGCAGGGCATCAAGTGGCCATTAGCTTTACCTCACTGGCGTTTATGCTGCCTTTAAGCATGGCTATGGCCATTACCGTTCGGGTAGGTTATGGATTTGGTCAGCACAGCCCAACACAAGTTTGGATCAGCCTGGTCAGTGGCATGAGTATGGCGATTGTTATGGGCGTATTTTTAGCGGTCTTTACTTATGTATTCAATCATCAAATTGTGGCCATTTACTCTCAAGACCCTCAAGTTCTTGCTTTGGCGGCCAGTTTATTGGTATTTGCCGCCCTGTATCAAGTGTTTGACGCAATTCAAGTCGCGGCCGCTGGTGCGTTAAGAGGCCTGCATGACACCCAAATTACCATGCTGGTTACATTTGTAAGCTATTGGGGCGTTGGATTAGGGTTAGGGTATTTAATGGCATTTACCCACGTTTTGGGAGATCCAATGGGTGTTAAGGGCTTTTGGTTGGGTATTTTATTGGGATTGGGTTTGG is a genomic window containing:
- the rplI gene encoding 50S ribosomal protein L9; this translates as MNVILLEKVSNLGGLGDQVSVKSGYARNFLIPQGKAKSATKDNLAAFEAMRVELEKAAAAELAVAQGVYENLNGQVVTIEASSGDEGKLFGSVGTQDIADALKAAGFDVARRDVRMPEGVLRHVGTYEIDVQLHTDVIASITVDVKAA
- the dnaB gene encoding replicative DNA helicase codes for the protein MNKNTSKNTHNSDTLFKVPPHSIEAEQSVLSGLMLSNESFDDVAAVVNTTDFYTKQHQAIFSTINELSRNNKPFDLVAVVDYLGSVGQIELAGDRDYLVQLLKNTPGAANILYYAQIVRDKSILRGLIQASNEVAETAYFPQGKDIRDVLDIAESKIMAIAEHGEGKERQYKTMDMLLESAINKIDELFNTEGSITGQETHLTKFDEVTAGLQKADLIIVAGRPSMGKTTFSMNLAENIATKNDAAVAVFSMEMPGESLAMRMISSIGRIDAGRMRTGKLQQDDWPKLNKAINILSKAKVYIDDTPSLMITELRARARRIDKDVRVLQRKEALAAGIEKPETKEIGLGLIVVDYIQLMRGSANAENRVNEISEISRGLKALAKELNVPIIALSQLNRSLEQRPNKRPIMSDLRESGAIEQDADLIIFIYRDEVYNKESEDKGTAEIIIGKHRNGALDMVRLTFIGEYTRFDNHSGYDVPESHY
- the alr gene encoding alanine racemase, translated to MTYRPAKALIDCSALKHNLALIKSLAPHSKVLAVIKANGYGHGMHRVAQQLVKADGFGVASMDEAIYLRQQGFLHRILLLEGVFSEAELHLAAQHRIDVVVHASHQLHWLLDNTFENTINVWIKVDTGMHRLGFLPDEVPNVLSKLQPLVKRYPIHVMTHLASADEDSLQAQQFTQQQLSCFASLFNHLNYPKSVVNSAGVQKLVQAQFDWIRPGILLYGAGNLQQLDARAVMTLSSEIIALKWISAGESVGYGNAWTAQNTTLVGVVAMGYGDGYPRHAPSGTPLWIKGQRVALIGRVSMDMIMIDLTTMAEHVALGDVVECWGKNVSVDEVARYAGTIGYELLCGVTQRVPMIEIH
- a CDS encoding NUDIX domain-containing protein, which codes for MINNEKKQILIESVKTEFDGFFKLCRLRFKHSLYKGNWSAPIEREVFCRGEAVVVLLYDSRRQQVVLVEQCRPGAVLHRCALPESKTNIGTAINHVIELDQAWLLEPVAGMIDAGETPEQAGIREVQEEAGITVDTLEYICQLYPSPGGCDEMLYLYAADIDSSQLPKFAGLANHVEDIKVVTLSYGEAKQALREARFNVATTFIALQWLFFQRESQ
- a CDS encoding MATE family efflux transporter, yielding MSRLNIAALTHETRLLMKLAFPIFLAQLALTGLGVIDTIMSGWVGTADLAAIGLGSSIMFPVFIFSTGILLALTPIVAKSLGQGDLHQSAQQPNEQRAPNINSALNTDTRLIISRFLFQGLWLSIPLGLISLVVLINLEWLLNLLNLTPQVYQLTQDYLFYVAMGLPGVALYQALRFFGKA
- a CDS encoding MATE family efflux transporter, yielding MSLFSFIALFIAQLGSVVIAGHQVAISFTSLAFMLPLSMAMAITVRVGYGFGQHSPTQVWISLVSGMSMAIVMGVFLAVFTYVFNHQIVAIYSQDPQVLALAASLLVFAALYQVFDAIQVAAAGALRGLHDTQITMLVTFVSYWGVGLGLGYLMAFTHVLGDPMGVKGFWLGILLGLGLAAILLVWRLKRILAVTFTTVLPLKTVPSSEI